ACTTGAGAGGAATAATTGCAactattttcataatttttaaatcattttgttccttatttttcataatttgaATAACATTTCCTTTTCTATTTTGAATTAAGTCTTTTACTATAATACCTACAAATGATTCATCTGTTTGTATTTGAAGCAATGATATTGGATGAGCTATTTGAATATTTGCATTTCTAatcattttataatataaatcatTGCAAGCATATTTTGCAACTGCTATTGTACTATcatcaaatatttttaattttgttataGTTATTTCAGTGTTAATAATATTTGCATTTGTTCTGTATCCATTATTTAAgcaattttttaaagaaatgaTACAGTTATTTAGAATATCgtcataaaatttttctttttttttatttcttttttttaactctTCAACATAAGATTGTACATTTCTATCAACAGTTATGTTACTCTGAAACAAATTTTCATAGTTAATGTTTAATAAATACTCACTGATTTCTTCATCATCTACATGTTCATCATCTATTTCATTAATACTTTTCTCATTTTCTCTATGTTCTTCTTCTAacatttcattttcatttttgtttttaaacacttttttaaaataattttctgaatttaatttatactctaagttattattatttaaatgaaaataatctTGTAAACAtttgtctttttttaaatttcctATCTGTTCATTTGAATCAGAGTTGCTGttaatttctattttctttttattataatgaatgctattgatattattttttttagataaattATTCCATTTTATTTCAACATTCATATCATGTTCCTTGTAATTACTTGTATTGGAATGGTTTGTTATACTACAATAATTTTTCTCTTCTTCTTCTCCATATAAGTTATTTTTTGCAAAATgtcctttttttttgttaaatgcTAGGAATTGTGAAGCattatcatattttaatatattttgaatGTAACTTGTAATGTCTACAAactctttttctttaatactTATGCCGATTACTATATTGGAAAAATTAGAACTAACtttcatttgtttttttatctcATTTTCATAATGCCCTAAAATGTATTCTTTGCATACTATCTCAACATCACTTGTTTTAATATCGATGTTATAAtcacttttaattttatctaatGTAACTTCAATATTTAGTATGCCTATTGAACCAATAACTAATTTATTGCTTTTATCTACATAAGTAAATATGCTATTATCTTCTACGcatatttgttttaaaatatgtttcagttctttttcttttttgtaatCTTTCGGTTCGATTGCACATGTGCaaactattatatttttactaattCGTTTCTTATAGCTTCTCAAAAAATACCACAGTTCCttactttttatttgttctttcattaatttatatatttcgtTAAAGCTTGTATCATTAGTTAATAAATTATGCTTTTCTCTATGATATTCATCAATGGGATTTTCATATTCCTccttaaatttattttcttcttctttataATAAGATGCTTTTTTTCTTAGAGGTTCTTCCTCAtttgtttctttttctctttcaCATAAAATATCACAGACTAATATGTTTTCAAATCCTCGTACCATTCCTATATCATTAGTTATTAATTCCTTAGTAATAATATACCTATCAGCTTTTActttgtaaatattttttactttttcatatttattattccTAATATTATACAGAATAGAATTATTAGTTAGTGTTCCCTTAAATACTTTACAAAATGTGTTATatccatttttttcatttactaacttaaaaataaataaaatagttttgtaaaaattaatggaatacttattattaattatactattttttaaaatcgtCATATCATTAATTATTCCATTAGTAATAGTTCcatttctattatttattgTTATACACGATTGTCTATTATCTTTATTCATTATTGCGCGTTTATGATTATTTTCGAAAAGATTTCCTTTCATATTTTCTACATTCTTATATTCATCATTTAAAGTATATTtgtcttttttaattatatttgaaGAATCAACGTTCATATTAGTgttatcattaatttttctagTAGATGTAATATAATCAAGAAGTAAATGTACCCCATATGAATTTAGAGCACTCCCTGAGAATACAGGAAAAatgcattttttatttatattttcgtttaaagaatttttaatttcttcataggttaattttaaattatttaaatatttatactcAATTTCACTATCTAAATCACATAATATTTCTACTATctcttctcttttttttataatataattaattatatcatcatttaaaaaatgtaaaatattttcgtttttattttcctctGAAATATCATCACATGATTGAATTAAAAGGAAATgtttatctatattttttctttttgattGCTTTAAAATTCCTTCcaaagataattttttatatactaaTTTCTGGCCATATTTAACTTCAgggtaaaaatataaaatcatAGAAGGTATATCCAAAAtatactttaattttttgttttcataaATTGGGTATGTTATAAGTAAGCATTTTTTGCttaaattgtttttaatactattaaaattataatcaaTGTCTGTTTCATATACatccattttatttaaaaaaaagaaaattggaatattttcttttatgtaACGGAAAATGTTAATTGTTTGAATTTGTAATCCTTCCCTAGCATCTACAACAATCACACATTTATCTGAAACACACAAGGATAAAAATGTTTCATTGCTAAAATCAACATGGCCTGGTGTATCAATTAAGTTTACCTTTACATTGTTCCACTCAAAACATGAATAAGCTGTTTTTATTGTTATTCCTCTTTCTCTTtcttgttttaaaaaatctaATTGAGTATTTTGATCATTTATATTACCTTTTACCTTTATTTCATTTGCATTATATAAAATGTCTTCTGATATAGTTGTTTTTCCTGCATCTATGTGTGCAAGAATCCCCAAATTTACTATTTTATGGAAAAAgaatcttttattatatttcaaaaaaatattttgcacaaacaatttttttaacataataaaaaaaagaaataaaaattatgcaaaatatattttatacaaAAGCTTCAGGAAGTTATGTCcaataataatgaattacgctcattttttttagaagtgtttataaaataaaaatcacTAATTACCATATGTATAAGATATCAAAAcaaaccaaaaaaaaaaaaaattaaatataaaaaccttttatattttttcttattattatatgtatattattgAATATTTCCTTACACccaataaaataattaaaaaaaaatttttaacaaatatttaaaaaaatattaatatattctttttttttctatttgttcttatactttaattttttaattttttgattccttttattatatatatttttaaaaaacattttttttgtaaacacttaaaaacaaattaaaatttatatttttcctaTCATAAGCcgaagttttttttttttcttaaatattttatttttattgtattcacatatatatatatattcattttttttattttttaatttaaaaattaaatttattttattttccaaataatgttttaatttttataaaaaataacgcCTCATCATTTTAAattaagaatttttatttcttcatatatatataattttttcaggAAATTCaaaattgttttttctttttttttttttttataaaagatgcacttaaacaatttaaaaaatttttataaatttaaaattttatatatatatatacatattttgtttaaatataattataagaattttgagaaaatatttaactattaaaaagatatatatttttcttaacaatttgtaataataatttttttttttatttttctttactccttacaattaatttaaaatatatatatatatatatatatatatatatatatatatatatatatacatatacataCTAAATGTAATAAAACATGAAAAACTCAAACGAGGATTCAAATAATACCGTTCATAAACCTCCAAAGGCGGTAAATTTCAATAACAATAGAATCAATAAGGCAAATACAAGTTTTAAgcaaaattttcaaaattctTCATATAATAAACCAAATAATACAACATATcaatatatgaataaaaattatgcaaAGGCTAATTATTCTAATACAAATTCTACGAATTCAAACTACTCCCAAATGAATTTTAACAATGCAAATTTCCCAAATAATTATAGTAAAAATTGTAACTACaattatatgaattattcaaatatcaataataataataataataataataataatataaaaaactcAGCAAGTTATGTAAATGCACATATAAATAGCAATATGAATAGTAATTTGAATATTCACgtgaataataatttaaataataatgttaacaatcataataataatataaataacagTTTAAgcaataataatatgaacTTTCATATTAATAgtatgaataataatataaataataatatgagtATTCATGTAAACAATacgaataatttaaataataatatgaatagtAATTTAAGTAATAATGTGAACAATAATGTTAATTCATTGAATACCAATATAAATAGTAATATTATGAACAGTCAcgtaaataatattaataatttaaataataatatgaacaATCCCATAAATAACGTGaataatcatttaaataatatgaataatactAATGTaactaataatatttatatgaataaaaattataatattccaAAAGTTCCTTACATTAATTAtgcaaataataatataacaagttttagtaaaaataataattccaATCCGTCTAATATTAAttctatttctttaaaaaataatcataGTAATAGTACAAGTTTGTAcatgaataataattttattgataATTTGACaacattaaattataataatgataaatgtAGCTATGCACAAAATTCGAATACTATAAATAATACAagcaataataatatatactcCACagtagataataataatgttgAAATACAAAGTAATTATTCTTacgataataattttaaaaatacaaatgtaaatattaatgaaaatgaaaaattcaataaaaattcaaatatatctaatattttcattGAGGATGGAAAAAACATGAATACAAATAACGGTAGTAATAATTGCAATAGTGAATTATcagattttaataaaaataattattccaATATCAATTATAAAAGTAGCAATGTAATAAAGAATAACAATTCTATGAAcacaaaaattaatgatttaAACCAGAAAATACTAAATAAAAGTTATTCTCTGGTTTCTCTACAAAATCAagcaaataataatagtattcAAAATAACACGtttaattcaaatataatgaaaaataatatgtatATGAATAAAAGTAGTACGGCAAATTCTAAACCTACATAtaacaatataaataatggaatttctaataatataaataacaaCTTCAATTCTCACAAAAATAGccatattaatttttctccTATTAATACAAATGAAAAAGACAATGCTAAATtcgagaaaaaaaatttaattaatatagaaaatactAAAGATACAAAGAAAAATGATCGCAATTATCAAGAAAACTCTActaatataaaacaaaattctTATCACAATAACAATTATcagaatgaaaataatagcaATAATTATGAACATAATAACAGCAAAATACATTCTAATGCAAAtgtaaagaaaaatgaaaataaaaataatctttGTAATATAAATGTAGATGGGAGGGAAAGATTACAAAATGATTATAATCAAAATTTTGTGAATACAGGAGAACGACcacaaaattttataagagacagtgatgaaaataaaagatttattaaatacCCTAAATTGAAACAGTTATTAGagttaaaaaatgtaatcataaaaaaaagatcGACACCAGCTAGATATATTAATTGCGATTTAAGAACATTTGATTTAGGAAGTTTAGATACAAAGTTTGATGTTATATTAATTGATCCTCCATGGAAAGAATATTATGATAGaaaaattcataatttagatctattaaataatataaatattgataattatgatttaaatcaagatataaataatgaaaaagataaatattgGTCTCTAGAAGAAATAGCAAATTtagaaattgaaaaaattgcTGAAATTccatcttttatttttatatggtGTGGAGTAACTCATTTAGAAGATGCACGATTTTTGCTAAATAAATGGGGATATCGTAGATGTGAAGATATATGTTGgttaaaaactaatataaacgaaaaaaataaaagaataaaatatttgaatgaaataaataatgaaaattcttATTTGCAAAGAACAACTGAACACTGCCTGGTTGGTATAAAAGGGGCGGTAAGAAGATCTTATGatattcatttaattcaTGCTAATTTAGATACTGACGTAATAATAGCTGAGGAAAcagatgaaaatatatatgataacaATAAACCAGAAGAACTCTATAAGattattgaaaaattttGCTTAGGTAGAAGAAAAATTGAACTTTTTGGAACAAATAGAAATATAAGAAATGGATGGTTAACATTaggaaaaaatattgataccactttatttaataaagaagaaTACATAAGTTGGTTTGAAGGAGATATAGCATGGCCAGAAGCAACTTCTTATATTGGAGGAAAATATATGGGAACAAcaaatgaaatagaaaatttacGCCCTAAATCACCCCcaagaaatataaatacataaataaaataattttatatacagttgattttataactttttttatttatatttaatttttttttttttattattttcattcatattttttttttttttttttttttttgtatttactTTTGATACATTTATGTGGCCCTTTATTTAAAAGTAGCGTTTAATATTTCATGTAATTCACCTACATATGCAGTTCAtacaatttctttttatattgagAAACTTAAgactaaaaaattatagaacattagaaattaatttatataggAAAGTTCATATATATGTTCAGGATTCTTTCATACataaataaatgtatatatttttttttttttatcattaaacattattttctatttattcattattaATAACTTGATTAATGCTTATCAGTCCAAAAACAAAACttcaataatattaatttttttttttatatatttttattatatcatattttatattatttccattttttttttttttttttttttgtatgcctatttttatttaaaattatgtgAATATTTTAACAATCCAAAGAATGAATtgagaaaatatatttttttgttctagtaaaattattatttctgaaataaagaaaatatagaaaaatagaTACGCACTAAATTTTGCACCAAAACTATATGgtcttttttaaaagtgCGTAAGACTTTcctataatatattttaagaaacGGATAAAAGTGctctaaatttaaattttattttattaaaaaattagataattcacaaattttttatttttaatacaaatatgaaatttatgtttaatttttatttacatgaataataaaattaaaactaacatttttaaataaaattttagatgtattaagaaattttaaacattattttaactaattttttttataaaaatatcctatatgtatttcttataaaattttatataaatacttttttctcatatatatatatataataattttaagagaacaagaaaaaaacatTGTATTCCTTTTGAATTGATTTTTAAGGAAAATggtaatatttataaaatgacataatttttaaaattaattaaaaaaaaaaaaatatttttataaattaatacaaATTTTATGCAATATGTAAGCATATAAGTaattaaagtaaaatattacataaattaaaatttatttactttcaaaaaaagaaaaatataaatgtattataattttttttaagtatatgCTATAATTAAAGTATAtcattacataaaaaattaacatttttattttgcacTTAGTTTAATGGTGATTCCTTGGAAATTATTGACAAAGAGCTATTCGATATATTGGAAGACGAACAAAAAAGACAAAAGGAAACTATAAATTTGATTGCATCAGAGGTAATATAAGAGGTAAAGATAAtgtacaaatatatatatatatatatatatatatatatatatatgaaatacaAACTAAAGTTATTTCtttactttctttttttagaattttattaataaagcAGTGCGTGAATGCTTAGGGCATCGTGTGAGTAACAAATACTCAGAAGGATATCCTCGTAAGAGATACTACGGAGGTAATGATTATATTGACAAAATAGAGGAACTATGTTATAAGAGAGCTTTAGAAGCTTATAATATAAGTGAAAACGAATGGGGTGTTAATGTTCAGGCACTTTCAGGTTCAGCAGCCAATGTTCAGGCACTGTACGGTTTAGTTGgattaaaaggaaaaattttAGGGATGCATTTATGCTCTGGTGGTCATTTAACTCATGggttttttaatgaaaagaaaaaagtttcTATTACATCAGACTTATTTGAGTCAAGATTATATAAGTGTAACAGTGAAGGATATCTTGATTATGATTCTATTCGTAAAATTGCTTTAGAGTTTCGCCCAAAGGTTATTATATGTGGATATACGAGTTACCCTAGAGATAtagattataaaaaattccgAGATATATGTGATGAAGTAGATGCATACTTACTTGCAGATATTTCTCATATTTCATCCTTTGTTGCatgtaaattattaaataatccCTTTGAATACGCTGATGTTGTCACAACAACTACACATAAAACATTAAGAGGACCTAGAAGTGcacttattttctttaataaaaaaagaaatccTGGTAttgatgaaaaaattaacagTGCTGTATTTCCAAGTTTCCAAGGAGGACctcataataataaaatagctGCTGTTGCTTGTCAATTAAAAGAAGTGAATTCTGATTTTTTCAGAAAATATGCCAAACAAGTCTTATTGAACAGTAAAGCTTTatctaaatatttaattgataaTAATGTAGATATAGTAACAAATGGAACTGATAATCATCTTATTTTAGTTGATTTGAGAAGATATAATATAACGGGGTCTAAACTACAAGAAGTATGTAATGCTATTAAtgtttctttaaataaaaacactATACCTAGTGATGTGGACTGTGTTTCACCAAGTGGAGTTCGTATAGGAACTCCAGCAATAACCACAAGAGGAgctaaagaaaaagatatgGAATTTATTGCACAAATATTAATCAAAGCAATAAAATTAACAGCAGATTTACAACAAATATAtggaaaaaaattagtagattttaaaaaaggatTAGTTAACAATTCtgatatagaaaaattgaAAAGTGAAGTTGTTGAATGGGCAAGTCACTTACCATTACCTTAAAATcattgcaaaaaaaaaaaaggaaatacaATAAATTTTGTTTCTAATTAATTACTTAcaagaaataattatatttctatttatctatacaattttatatataattatttatgtaataatatataaataattttatatatatatatatctagaATAATTTCTCTACGAAATTAGATATATACATGTACTTATTATTTCACATAATTCGCATGtgtatatatttcatatgcAAACGTAGAAATAGAAAAGTTATTACGAGtgaattttaatatatttatatttttttgttagtaattttttttttttataatttcaatttattctaaaaatttcaaaataaaaaaaaataataataatgataaaaattcttaataaaaaagttgGTATCGTTGAAAAATTTTtacctatttttttttttttttttacacaaaatttaaaattatgtatgaaacaaaaattgtttttatttttaataaaaatttcataatatttaacAAGCATGTAAGGATACAGTAAATTCATAATTTCTTTCAAAAAATAGATGAACTAATTTagatatgaaaataattaataatagtaaaaagagtattcttaaaaaatatataatttatatatattttatttttaacatttataattttttttttttttataacaccTTTTTAACACagtatcaaaaaaaaaaaaaaaaaaaaaaaaaaatcgaaTCATGGATATAtcataatgaaaatattaataaaaaaaaaatcaaggataaaaa
The sequence above is drawn from the Plasmodium relictum strain SGS1 genome assembly, chromosome: 14 genome and encodes:
- a CDS encoding tetQ family GTPase, putative, giving the protein MLKKLFVQNIFLKYNKRFFFHKIVNLGILAHIDAGKTTISEDILYNANEIKVKGNINDQNTQLDFLKQERERGITIKTAYSCFEWNNVKVNLIDTPGHVDFSNETFLSLCVSDKCVIVVDAREGLQIQTINIFRYIKENIPIFFFLNKMDVYETDIDYNFNSIKNNLSKKCLLITYPIYENKKLKYILDIPSMILYFYPEVKYGQKLVYKKLSLEGILKQSKRKNIDKHFLLIQSCDDISEENKNENILHFLNDDIINYIIKKREEIVEILCDLDSEIEYKYLNNLKLTYEEIKNSLNENINKKCIFPVFSGSALNSYGVHLLLDYITSTRKINDNTNMNVDSSNIIKKDKYTLNDEYKNVENMKGNLFENNHKRAIMNKDNRQSCITINNRNGTITNGIINDMTILKNSIINNKYSINFYKTILFIFKLVNEKNGYNTFCKVFKGTLTNNSILYNIRNNKYEKVKNIYKVKADRYIITKELITNDIGMVRGFENILVCDILCEREKETNEEEPLRKKASYYKEEENKFKEEYENPIDEYHREKHNLLTNDTSFNEIYKLMKEQIKSKELWYFLRSYKKRISKNIIVCTCAIEPKDYKKEKELKHILKQICVEDNSIFTYVDKSNKLVIGSIGILNIEVTLDKIKSDYNIDIKTSDVEIVCKEYILGHYENEIKKQMKVSSNFSNIVIGISIKEKEFVDITSYIQNILKYDNASQFLAFNKKKGHFAKNNLYGEEEEKNYCSITNHSNTSNYKEHDMNVEIKWNNLSKKNNINSIHYNKKKIEINSNSDSNEQIGNLKKDKCLQDYFHLNNNNLEYKLNSENYFKKVFKNKNENEMLEEEHRENEKSINEIDDEHVDDEEISEYLLNINYENLFQSNITVDRNVQSYVEELKKRNKKKEKFYDDILNNCIISLKNCLNNGYRTNANIINTEITITKLKIFDDSTIAVAKYACNDLYYKMIRNANIQIAHPISLLQIQTDESFVGIIVKDLIQNRKGNVIQIMKNKEQNDLKIMKIVAIIPLKYTHNYASVLRSISSGHANFFITFCGYRK
- a CDS encoding mRNA methyltransferase, putative — its product is MKNSNEDSNNTVHKPPKAVNFNNNRINKANTSFKQNFQNSSYNKPNNTTYQYMNKNYAKANYSNTNSTNSNYSQMNFNNANFPNNYSKNCNYNYMNYSNINNNNNNNNNNIKNSASYVNAHINSNMNSNLNIHVNNNLNNNVNNHNNNINNSLSNNNMNFHINSMNNNINNNMSIHVNNTNNLNNNMNSNLSNNVNNNVNSLNTNINSNIMNSHVNNINNLNNNMNNPINNVNNHLNNMNNTNVTNNIYMNKNYNIPKVPYINYANNNITSFSKNNNSNPSNINSISLKNNHSNSTSLYMNNNFIDNLTTLNYNNDKCSYAQNSNTINNTSNNNIYSTVDNNNVEIQSNYSYDNNFKNTNVNINENEKFNKNSNISNIFIEDGKNMNTNNGSNNCNSELSDFNKNNYSNINYKSSNVIKNNNSMNTKINDLNQKILNKSYSLVSLQNQANNNSIQNNTFNSNIMKNNMYMNKSSTANSKPTYNNINNGISNNINNNFNSHKNSHINFSPINTNEKDNAKFEKKNLINIENTKDTKKNDRNYQENSTNIKQNSYHNNNYQNENNSNNYEHNNSKIHSNANVKKNENKNNLCNINVDGRERLQNDYNQNFVNTGERPQNFIRDSDENKRFIKYPKLKQLLELKNVIIKKRSTPARYINCDLRTFDLGSLDTKFDVILIDPPWKEYYDRKIHNLDLLNNINIDNYDLNQDINNEKDKYWSLEEIANLEIEKIAEIPSFIFIWCGVTHLEDARFLLNKWGYRRCEDICWLKTNINEKNKRIKYLNEINNENSYLQRTTEHCLVGIKGAVRRSYDIHLIHANLDTDVIIAEETDENIYDNNKPEELYKIIEKFCLGRRKIELFGTNRNIRNGWLTLGKNIDTTLFNKEEYISWFEGDIAWPEATSYIGGKYMGTTNEIENLRPKSPPRNINT
- the SHMT gene encoding serine hydroxymethyltransferase, putative, translated to MFNGDSLEIIDKELFDILEDEQKRQKETINLIASENFINKAVRECLGHRVSNKYSEGYPRKRYYGGNDYIDKIEELCYKRALEAYNISENEWGVNVQALSGSAANVQALYGLVGLKGKILGMHLCSGGHLTHGFFNEKKKVSITSDLFESRLYKCNSEGYLDYDSIRKIALEFRPKVIICGYTSYPRDIDYKKFRDICDEVDAYLLADISHISSFVACKLLNNPFEYADVVTTTTHKTLRGPRSALIFFNKKRNPGIDEKINSAVFPSFQGGPHNNKIAAVACQLKEVNSDFFRKYAKQVLLNSKALSKYLIDNNVDIVTNGTDNHLILVDLRRYNITGSKLQEVCNAINVSLNKNTIPSDVDCVSPSGVRIGTPAITTRGAKEKDMEFIAQILIKAIKLTADLQQIYGKKLVDFKKGLVNNSDIEKLKSEVVEWASHLPLP